The sequence below is a genomic window from Setaria italica strain Yugu1 chromosome IV, Setaria_italica_v2.0, whole genome shotgun sequence.
ACAAAGAAGGGAAATGACGCTGCAGAGTATAATCGTTGCTGCATACTGAAGTAGGCATCAGTGTGGTTTGACTTCATTCACGAGCGCACTCTAAAGTGCAATGCGCTGGATTTGAGCATGTTGTAGTTCAACAGTCGAGGCTTATTTCCTGTTCTTGTTGTGTTGCATTTTGTCCTGGGTTTGATGAGGTCATATTATCAGTTCTTTAAAATTTCTTTGTCTGCAGCTAGTAGTAGTAGGCCTTGTCATCAGTGCACTGAACTCTTCAAATCTATTTAGGGATTGACCTAGCTCTTATTGGTAAACTACTAGTATAAGTGCATGCATAGTAATCCGGTTTATGTTTTTCTTGTTCGCTTATCATTTCTTTGATCCAGTATTTCATGATTTTAAATAATACAGTGTACTTACACCTGTGGAATGAACCTTTCTGAAACATTCTTTCAACCCAGATTATTGTATTGTATATCGTTTGGACTTTGGAAAAAAAAGCATTAAGGACAACAGCTATTTGTATTCACTTATCTGGAGCCATTTATAGGTGTACATAGATGTGTTGCTTACTCTGGACTTGTTGTGCACAGCAATATGGCTCGCCTTCCTTTATCCACAAGAACCCGAAGAAGGAACATGGCCCTTAGAAATATGATGACTTCCATCATTGTTATTTACTACTATATGTGGTCACTCCTTGCAATGGCATATAAAAGGAGATGTTTAAAAATTGAACAAAGGATAAAAAACATAGAACAAAGGAATGTGCGGTTGAGCAACCTTATTCGCAATAGTGATCCTGCTTGTATCAGCCAGCTTCGGATGGACAGGAGAACATTTTACACTTTGTGTGAAATGCTTAGTGATGTTGGTGGGTTGAAAGCAACACGGAATATGTCTCTAGAGGAGATAGTGGCTCAATTCCTATACACACTATCCCATCAtttgaagaattcaacaataaaagaatttttcttttgaagtgGTGAGACAGTTAGTAGACAGttcaacttatgtcttgtagCTGTTTTAAAGTTGCACCACTTGCTACTTAAGGCCCCTGAACCTATACCGGAGAATAGCACGGATGGTAAATGGAAATATTTTAAGGTAAATGACTTATCAAATAGTTTTTAgttttaagaaaaaaatcctAATTAAAGTAGTTTTGTGACCTTCTTTTATTTGTTGTGTCTTTTATTTCTAGAATTGTTTGGGCGCTTTAGATGGAACTCATATCAAGGTAACAGTTCCAACTAGATTGAAAGGAAGATATAGGTCAAGAAAAGGAGACATTGTGACAAATGTTCTCGGTGTTTGTGCTCCTAACATGCAATTCATATATATATTACCTGGATGGGAGGGCTCAGCACATGATGGGCATGTGCTTCGAGATGCTATTTCAAGGCCAAATGGGTTGCGTGTTCTTCAAGGGTGTTACTACCTTGTTGATGCTGGTTATGCAAATGCAAATGGATTTCTAGCTCCATACCGAGGTCAAAGGTATCACTTGGGTGGTTGGACTGCACAAAATCCACCACACAGTGCGGAGGAATATTTTAATATGAGGCATGCTAGAGCAAGAAATATCATTGAGAGGTGTTTTGGAAGGCTTAAGGGTCGATGGGGAATTTTGAGATCACCATCGTATTTTCCTATAAAGACTCAATGCCGAATAATAATGGCTTGTGCCCTTTTCACAATTTAATTTTGCAAAGAATGTCTGTTGATCCAATggaaatggaggaggatgaCTCATCAGGGGAATCATCAGGGGAAATTATAGAGGGGGAAATGAGTGAACCAGAATTTATCACGTGTGTGTCGACATCTAATGAGTGGACTAATTATCGAGATGTTCTCGCTCAAGGGTTGTATAATAATTATAGGGCTTCTGTTTCTCATTGAGGTTtgcttttttatttctgtttactAAGTTTAAAGcttctgtttttattttcagTTTACTTGTAGATTTGTTTTACAATCCCTTCTAACATGTTAGCCTTTTGTGCAGCTATGGATTTATCTGAGAGCTCAACAACAACAATCCGTGGCAGGGGAAAGAATAAAAGGAAGTGGACTGTTGCCGAGGATGATGAATTGGTTAAAGCCTTGTATGAGATATCTTTGGACCCAAGGTGGGAAGGGTGAGGGAGGCTTTAAGAATGGATATTGTTCAGTGCTTGAGACTCATCTGGCTGAAAAGTTACCTAACTGTGGAATACCTGCTGTTCCCCACATTGAGTCAAGAGTAAGGCACTTTAGAACAAAGTTCGGGGCACTGGAGGTAATGCTTAACAAAAGTGGCTTCAACTGGGATGAGAATAGAAAGATGCTTCAATGTGAAAAAAACACAATATGAAGCACATTGTAAGGTATGTCTAAACTTTACTTCAATGTAGGTATTTCATTTCAACTTGCAATGCAACATTCTGTGTCGATTGCCAAGGTTGAGAAACACTAGTGCATTCCTTTGCAGTATCATCCTGAAGCGAAGGGCCTATATGGTGTTGCTTTCCCTTATTATGATTCATTGGCTGCCGTATATGGGAGTGACATAGCTACTGGTGAAGGCGCAGAAGGGCTTAGCGAAGCAGTTGAAAATATAGAGAAAGAACTTGCAGTTGAAGGTGGTAACcatcaagaggaggaggaggatagaATGTCTAGAGAAACCCCTAGACGCTCTACTGACTCAGCTTCATCAAGCTTGAAGAGGCGGAAGACAGATAGGAAGGGAAAGGATCATGTATCTGCAACATCAAGTGACCCTATTTTGGACATGTTACATGAAGTTCAAGGTGATCTAAAGGGTGTGTCTACAAATATTGGGAAAATGGCAGCAGTGATGGAACGTGAGGTCGCTGTTCAAGAGAAAAATTCTAAAGAGGATCATCAACAGAAGTTAAGAGAAAAGGCTACAGCAGAGCTGCGCAAGCTTGGGTTCACAGGGAGCGAACAAGTCAAAGCTGCTAGTGTGTTTGTGAGAATTCCAGATCAAATGAGCATGCTGTTAACATTGGATGAGACACTGAGGAGAGAATTTATCCTAAACATGCTTGGTATGTGACACTATGCTATTTTGTTTCAACTGTTTATTTACTTCCATACATCAGATGCTAATTTGTGTAGTATTCTACTAGTGTTGGCTATTTTTAAACTCTCCTTTGCAGCTTCAATCTGCTTGAGTTTTTTGGTTTTGTAGAGCAGGAGGATGGCATTGGCAAGTTAAATTCGTTCATTGAACTTTTTAGTACCGCTAGATTGGTGTACTTAGAATTGTTAAATTACAGGTCAAAGGAATGATACATGCATGATAGAATCCATGCTGCTCAACACTTAATTTATCTAGGGGTTGCTTGTTTATATTGGATTTATTGACATACTTGTCATCGTTTCATTACTGCCTTAGAGATATAAGCGTTATTACGTCTCGAGAAGAATTAGTATAGAGCTTCAGTTTTTGATCATGGGATGCGGCTCAGCCTTTTTGTGCGTTTTTCTCTAGCGTGTTAACAGGAAATGGCTCTGCCTCAGTTGGTGTACACTATTGTTATATAGTCCAACCTCATCAAAATAAGTGTCTTGCGTGTGTCGTACATATTGTCGCGTCTGGTACTACAATTATCTTTCTTTTATCTACCCATATCCCTGTGCACATACTGAGACTTGAttcagggtgtgtttggttgaccTGTAATTTTTGGAAAAGTAGCTATGAGCTTAGGCTATGGAAAAGTAGCTATGAACAAACTTTGGTTAGTCCACCAAACTTTGAAGGAATTAAACAAACTTTGGATGCTTGTCGTGCACCCACTATCTCTAGATCAACATGCAGTCATGATGTCTCTCAAACGTGGACTAACCTGTGGCATGACCTATGATTTCTTTCCATCTAAGAAAGGGATGGCACTGCATAGAAAGTATATGGCTCGTGGAGGCATAATGACACACATATATATGCACAAGGAATTGACTGCCACATACTGATATATAAAGGATCTCAGAAAAACTGTGTAGGCGCTCATCCTGAACCAAGAAAGAATTTGTGTAACTAATTTTCAGAATTTGTGTTTATTTACTGCCATACATCAGATGCTTGTTTTCCTAGAATTTGTGCAGCAAATCCATTATGTTCTTTAATTGGATATGTGGATTCCTTATCTATTGTGCAGCAAATCTTTGTCAAATCATTGTCTATTTTTCTTTCTATTCACTGATAGCTCATTACTtgttctgttttttcttttgaagaggaagagagaaggaatAGGATAGAAGGTGGATCAAGATAGGGAGCTTGCATCTTTCCGAGTCTATATGATTAAACTATCCTGTGTGAGATGGAGGTGAACAACAAGTCCATAGGGAGTCATCTACTGCACAATGTGTGAGATGGAGGTGAACAACAAGTTCATAGGGAGTCAGTCAATTATTTAGCTTGGATGTTGAACTTCTATTTAGCCTGGATGTTGAACCTGTTATGTAATCTAGATGTTGAACTTTTATTTTGCTTGGATGAACTTTGAACTATCTGCCGTTTGAACATGGTTCGAACTGCTCCTGGATGGTTGTAGTTCAATCTGTTCCATGTTGATGTTCGGTAGTTGCGGAAAATCGAATGAGCTCCTGGATGGTTGTAGTTTCAATCTGTTCCATGTTGATGTTTAGTAGTTGCAGAAAATCGAATGAGCTTGCTCTCTATGGGTTGAGCATTGAGCTAGCATTGAGCTAGCTATCAGTTAGAGGAGTAAATTTGCAAACTACCTTGTGATACCTGAGTAGTGAACCAAATAGCTGTAACGTAATCCATTACCATTATCGCATCAAACCAAACAAAGGACGTAATCAGTGATTACACCACAAAACCAGTTGTGATCTGATTACGTTTCCCTTTGCGTTACCTGAGCCCCAACCAAACGCCTCCTTCTATTTACCTCCGTAGAATATAGGCCAAGTGCCCGAGTCCAGGTTTCCTCGATTCTAAAACCGTTCGTTTCGATCCCTTCAACTCCCGAAACCGGACAGGCAACCTCCCGCATTCGATTTCACCCCGATTTTGTCCTAGCTGGAGCCATGTCATCGCCACGCCACCAATCCGATGTGACATCGGGCCTACTTGTCATTCCGGaaaggagccgccgccgcgttcgcaGGACCTCCACGACTCGCGCCGCCGTCACCTCCGCGGGCACGAGGACTAGGCCGCCTCCGTTtgtctcctcctctttcttctccacAGAGCAATTGCCTGCTCCTGTAGTCCCATGgatctctctcctccacctccctaTTTTTTCCTCTCCACCGAAGCCATCTCCAGCGGCTCAAGCACCATACCGCGGCCACCCGTCTAAGCTATGGAGttccctccttcctccttctccacGCTCCAGACCTCCTTCATCTCCATCAAGTACAGCACGCAAGAGAACAACTGCTCCAATTGAGGGCTTGCCGGCGCTCTCCGAGACGGCAATGGCACTTCCTCAGTGGATGGGGAGGCGGATGGGAGATGCCGGGGCTCTTCCGTTGGATTTACTTGCATTGGAACAAAATCAACCAATTGCCAAATATATGAGCCAATCCATCCAAATCAATTGTATTGAGAGCGAGCTTGAGCGAGAAATTGGTGGCCTGGGTTCTTATTGCAGCCGCTTCCCTTATACATCACAGAAGGATTAGGCCATGGCTCGGTGGATTTAGTGCTAgcgtgaagaagaggaaggaaggaaCAGGTGATGAGCATGTAGATGGCGCGTGGGTGGTGCTCTCCAGCGTCCGCCGCCCACGGCTGCTCCTCTTACGCTGTGCTCGCCGGTGTCCGCCGCACTCGCCCGCTCCTCGCCTgctcttgttttgttttgtaattGGAGAGGtcgttggtggaggaggaagtcAAATGCTCCTGGAGCATCTTGAGCGGCACAGGTGGCCACGGCCCACCACGCAGATGGCCGGAGTGGCTCGATGACGATGGCAGGCCGGAGGGGAAGAGGAAAAAAACATAATAAAAAAAGACATGTCCACACCGTCATAATAGGATCCATCATTTGCAATGTctaatttgtttatttattttctttgttgccACATCAGCGAAAATCTTTACACATGTCAAACCACCATGTCAGTGCCATGTAGGACAAAACCAGTCTGAATTCAGATCTGGGTGGTACGATTTCATGAGTTGGATCGGACAGTTTGAGTCGTAGGAGAAAACGTATATTCCACGGAGGTAAATAGGACTTTTTCCTACCAGACGTGGGGCAGCTAGCCAAATGTGCAAGCAGTTGTTAGCATTGCTAGAACCCCATTGGAATTCAAAATTCTTATTATCTAAATTCTGACTTTTGATATGTTCTCATTACGATTTCCATGAAACTCCAAAAATGCTGTTAAAAATAAATTCTAAAGCACAGTGCACGATACAAATAATTGTAAGATATGTCCAGAGCAAATGGCTACACACAGAACTAGACCAAGCCATGAAATCCAAAGAACGACATAAAACCATGTTACCAGTGCACAATACAACTAATTGTAAGGTACACAAATCTGTGCATAGTATTTTGTATCGCAGATTTCCAGAGGTACTACTGACTAGCACACATTGAACTTAAGCACTCCCATCAGGAGCACCATGTTCCTGCAACATATATGACAATGTCTTGAGCTCTAAGAAAGCTCAACAAGAACATCCAACAGCGCATTTATCATGGTCCTATTTATCTCCCAAGGGAATCGACACTGGCAACAGAGCAGATATGCATTCAACCTGCCTTTGATTCAAGGGTGACACCGATTCTTATCAAATCGGCCACCAAACTATTACCGCATTTTCAGCTATAGCTGAAAGATAGTCCATATCTTACAATTAATAGGCACTCTTCCAACAGCCGAGACGGGACTTGTGATCGATCTCGGGTTTCCAAGCAAATAGGTCATTTCTTCACCTCATTCATGTGCTTCTAGCCTAGGCACTGAATAGCATATCCATCTTTTGTATCATGATTGGTGATTTGGGTAAGAGTAGCCACGTCCCCTACCCATATATCCATATCCTCTACCATAATAGCCACGACCACGAGGACCACCACCACGGGGGCCCCTCCCTCCTCGCATGCCCATTGGCCGATGCCTTGCCGAGTCACCAAAGGTCTACAACCAAAATGAATATCATAAGCACTGAATGCTAAGAAGATGTGATAAGGTAAAGATACAACAGGTGTCTGCTCAGAACCTCGGTGTCTATTTTTCTCTGCTCAGAGAATTTAATTCTTCCATTCCTCCCTCCATTGTCAATTGTGTTGCACGAGAGAGAATCAAAGAAATCATCTTTAACATACACAGGCTTTGCAGACACGAGATAAAAGGCTAATCAGCATCTAAGGTATTGAACAGTAAATCATGAAAAGCAATCCAACAGAACTGTTACCTTAGCTTCTGGCTTTCTAGGAGATATTTCATCTTCTAGAACATCTTCATAATCATTTAGATCATCATTTAACTGTCCTGTACTTTTACCAAGATGGCCCCATACTTCATCTTTGTTAAACTTCTCATTCATTGCCATGAAATCGAAGTCCTCTGTGAACTTGGTTATGGGACGCGATTGCTGTAGAGAGAATGTTAGTGAAGACTACAATCTAATACAAAACTGGAGCAGAGTCCAAATAAAGTTCTGAATACAGAACAGAGGCATTTAACGACCTGATAGTAGTAAAACAAATGCATTCCACAGTTCAATTGTCCCCCATTTTATGCCTCCAGATGACAAAACAAAGTTTATTTAAACTGCATTGCTTTGAATAAAATATGGCTGATGTTGATGCAAATACTTTTGGCAGACATTTAATGACATGCAACTCTTGATTGGAAGTAAAACTCATAGCAGTATACCCAAACCAAACATGACTAACATATTGATCAAGTAAGTCCAGTTATGTTGTAGTTTTCTACATTATGCTTGCTCAAACTATTTGAGCTACAAAAGAAAGGTGAAAATACCAAATTTGCTTAACTAGTCTTTTATAGAGCTCACCTAGCAATCAAGTGCATTAAAATTTACTGATAGTGCTTTTTTTAGGATGTAAAAATTAGAAAGTATATTAATTGGGTGCCAATAAAAAGAGTTGACTTGAACACCTCAAGAACTTCTAGATTTGAAAagctattactccctccattcctgtTTATATGGCATGATATGACATGGCACGGTCTCCCAAATTAGACTTCAACCATTCGTTTatcttagggggcgtttggttccctttgcttatttttaagcaagtgtcacatcaatgtttagatactaattaggagtattaaacgtaggctatttacaaaacccattacataagtggaggctaaacaacgAGACTTGAAagctattactccctccattcctgtTTATATGGCATGATATGACATGGCACGGTCTCCCAAATTAGACTTCAACCATTCGTTTatcttagggggcgtttggttccctttgcttatttttaagcaagtgtcacatctacgtttaatactcctaattagtatctaaacattcgatgtgatgggtgcttaaaaataagcaaacgaaccaaaccaggccttatattatattgtttatggttataaacttataatcattggagagtacatttgattacaaatccaaccgtGTCAAGTTTGCactacaaaaataaaaaattgttgggtaaattattggtcaaagattgtaagtttgaatcttgatatgcgtgtgcacCTTAAAaacaggaacggagggagtaggaaaGAAAATGTTTCAGATAAACATACCCCATTTCCTCTgccacctcttcctcttcctcggccTCTGTTGTTGTACTGAACATATGAGGAAGCTCCAATAGGCTGATACCAAAGGAATTACAGGAATGAGAAAGGAAACAATCACAATACATGCAGATATATTATGCCTTATGGTGTAAATCCCACAAACAATTGTTGTGTGTGCTCTTTTTGAGGGGTTCCTTTTggaaggtggtggtggtagggCATGTGGGGCAGTTTATGCAATTTTCCTTGAAAACATGCTTTTTATGCCCAGCCTGTCTAGCAACATGCTGTCTAAAAAAATCACTACCTTCTCAAGTACAGGCTTTGGAGCTGGCAATAGGGGCTCCTTATTTCCAGATGGAGCAACCGCAGGTTGTTTTGCCTTCCATTCACGCTGTTTAGCTGCTTTAGTTTCACTTATCACTTGCACATCTTGTGAAAGAACAGATGAAGAAGCAACCTGCGAGGGTGTAGCTATAGACGAAGTAGCCTGAGAGGACGGAACCACAGAGGAGGTTGCCTCAGAGGATGGAACTGTAGAGGCAACCTTGGAGGATGGAACCATAGGAGAGGCAGTTTGCAATGCCTGAGATGAAATAACTGTGGAGGAAGCAGTTGGCAGAAGTTGACCAGGAGTTACCAATGTAACTTGCTCTGCAACATTGACTGGCGATGCATCATTAGCAGAAGGTGACTGAGAGGAAGGTAGATAGGTTGGCACTGAAGCAGCAGGTACACTCACAGGCTTATCACTGGAGACAGATGGCACAGTGGAATCGGGTAGAGCTACTGGCTTACTGTTCACCAAAGAAGGTATGCCTTGCGACACAAGCATGGAGGGTTCAACTGCAGAAATCGAAGGACTCACAGATGGGGGAGTTAAACCCACAGAAAACATAGAAGCAGAAATGGAGGATAACTTTGGCAATTGGCTTCCTGATGATTCAGTTACTGATGTACTCGATGAAACAGGTGCTGACACTGATGTCGATACACCTGAAGATGGGCCTAGACTATTACTATTACTATTACCAGGTTGGAGAAAAGAAGGAAGCTCTGGCATACTTGGAAAGCCAGCTGGTACAGATCCATTAAGTCCAGGATATTGGACAGGAGGCTGCAAAGCCTGTGGAACTGTTAAACTGTGTGGTGGCCGAAGAAAGGGTGGTGGCTGAAGATGAGGAAACCCAGTTGGTGGTGTGTAATATCCTGGCCAGTACATTGGTGGCATTGTTAGGCCGGCGCCATTTGCTGACGATGGCATAGGTGACGAGTTCCATGACTGTAAGCTCGCGCCAGGTTGGTAAGGTGgcaaattcccttgaaatggtGGTGGCATCCGAATTGCAGACGGAGCATTGTGTGAAGTAGCATCAGCTGCTGTTGTGCTTGCAGCAGAAGGCAAGCTTGTAGATGACAAGGCTGGATGAGGATAATGTGACtacacaaaaataataatacCAGTGAGCAAAGACGAATCATCATCTATAATgaattttttgaaaagaaagaatcataaaAGGCAGTTAATTTGAGTAGTCACAAGAATAACAGAAAGTTACCTGAATAATCGCAGGATCATTGTGTAAAGTTGCCAGTTGAGCTGGTGGAGAGGATTTGACTTGCAAATCCTGCAGTAAAAGGTAAAGGTAAGATACCATTGAGAAGATTACAAAAGGAGTGCCAGAAACACATCAGATTAATGGCAACAGCGAATGAGTAGACTAATCACTAATGAAATCAGTGGATCATTAAACAAGATTTATTTGCATTGAAGGCACCTGACTCAGGAAATTAAAAAATACGGTTTTGGGAACAAATATGAACAAAGTTGTTAGGACCTCAATAGATACATTAGGATGTTATTACAAAACCCATGCTCATGCGGAATCACTGTAATCTTCATGCAATTAGGATGTCGGTTAAGTAAAACCACAAATATTGGTGATGAAGTCCTTTCAAGTTATAAGATTTATAATCACAATTCATGAGGTGATACCGTAAACAAAAAAATTTCTAACTATATCCCAACCCAGACAAACATCCTTACAGGGGCAACAGCACCCTCCTAAATTTTCATCAATCCAGTAAACTATACAACATCAGCTGGCCTTGATCCACCACACCCTCAGTAGTTACCAATTTCAGGAGCTTGGAATAGACAATTTCGTTTCTAATTTATGTGATTATAAGAATCCATCTGCGCATTAACCTATGCCAATTAATTACAGGATTAAAATGGACAATCTGAAGTTTACCCTACTGAACAGCGCGAGGGATGGTATAGACCAAATCAATGATGGCACAACTCACATAAATAGATCCCAAGTGCAGTAGGTCCCAAACTTTTTGTTCAGTAGTAACAATAACAGAAATTTAGAAAACCTTAAGGGGTATCTTTACAACCATTACCTTTATATCACTTCCTCGAAAGAGTATGTACTCATATATCTTGTCACTGGCAGGAATCTGTTGGCCATCTTTCTTACGGCCTTCAGTTCCAAATGAGCGAACTGTAACAAAAAGTGACCTGTTAATAAAATCAgaataaacaaaaacaaataacaAAGAAAACTTTTCTGAGATAAAAGAACTATACAATTTAGCTCCAGGTAACTTCTTTTAACAAAATTTCCAGGGAAAAAAGTCCTAAAAATGTCACGGGCTTGGGGAAATACGAAAGCCAATAGACCTCTCATACAAGAGGGACTCTTGGTGTCTTCAAGGACAAACAAAGCAAATGTAAGTTGATGTACACTCTTCTGAAATGCCCAGGGGCTCTAGAAAGACATCATGCTTAAAACCTAACTGGGTTCAGGGAGCCATCTAGGCAGGCTAGACAGCTAAACCGTATAAATTGAAAAGGTTTTAATAAAGGTATTACTCAAATATGCCAACATTAGATAAGGATATTACTCAAGTTAGAAAAGGAATCAGATAGACAAGTACTATATACCAAACTCAACACTTGTCCAAAATGCTACTAACAACATTAAGGTGCTGTTGGGTCATGCGAGGGAGCGGTAATGGAAATGGAATCAGAAACCAGCGCTAATTGTTACAATTTAAGGCAAAACAGattttgtttggttggctcaCAAAGACACCAGAGCTCGCGATGGAATTGTGACTCACGCAAAGGGAACCGACCAGCAGAGGTGAGAAGAGGAATGGGATCGAATAACAGCGGATGAGGAGAGCTATCAAGTTTGTATGGCATGGTATCCATTCACGCTCCAATCCATTGCAGAGCAGACTAGCCAAGCACGAAGCAATGGACCTGATTGCTCCGTGAACGGATTACAGCACAAAACGCTCGAACCAAACAGCACCTAAAGTTTACTATTTGCTATCTAGAAAACAATGAAAGTATACTCCGTGCGATTTTGTAATTCTCATGGATTTGACTATGTTAGGACTGATCAAAATACACCTATCCCCCGTTTATAGAAGGTACAGAAGACAGACCCCGTGCCAACCTTTGAGTCTTTGACCTCTCTACAAGAAAGAAGCATGCCGGTTGACAGCTTGGGCACAGATGGTTAGATGTGCGACAAAACATGCAATCCGACCGTTACAACACGAGGCACACGACATTAAATGGAAGCAACATCTCCAACAAGGAATATAATTTGAATCTGAAGTGGGCCTAAAAATAAGACACCCACCTATGCTGTTGACACTTAAATAGGTGCATGGCAAATCACAGTTTGGCAACTATCATAACGGTACCCTGGAACATGTATCATTCTTGATTTTGGTGTAACTAGACATTCCAAAGTTGGCAGTGGTTCCTAGACCTTTCAGCTTACAGTTTCTGGCACACAAgagttcagaaaaaaaaaggcgcGCAAAGTGGAGCAGGGTTACTCTGAACAAGGGGCTTTCCCTATTACTAACATTGTACAAACCTAGCTTCTAAAGTCGTTAGGACATGCATAACCTCCTCAGCTTACAGCAATTTTCTCTGAAACGGCATATGGGCTAGCTTATCATGATATTTCCCCAGGGAAGAAAATAGACTGTGCAAGATAACAAGATGTGAACAACTTGAAAACCCGTACTAGAAGCTCTAGCCAACCACGAACTTTGCATAACCTAAATTCCGCAGCATTCAGTACTCATAAGCATCAAGTATCCATACGCAGCCTAGTTTACGAAAGGATTAAGAATTCTAAACGGATGAAAAGACTGAAAACCTAACAGAAATCATGCAAAGGAAAGTCCCATAACCTAACACGAATGAGAAAACAGGAAGTGAATCCTTAACCCTGACGCATCCCGCATACCTCTCTCCGGCTGCCCCAACAGAGTAACCCCGACCCATCTCGGAAGAGAAGAGAGGGGGCGTCCTTACCGTTCCTGAGCCCGATGTTGGACTCCTCGGTGTTGATGGTGTAGAGGACGCCCTCGTACCGGATCTCGCTCTTGGACGTGAGGCTTATCACGCTACCGATGTAcgactccggcgccgccgccgccgccgccgccatcgccgccgaccgcgcctaGGGTTTCGATCCCCGGCTCCCTCttcgctgttttttttttctttctctcaccCTAAATTTTTCCCCCTTATTTTTTAAAGCCCTTCGCTAATCGCTCCCCCGCGTCGTCTCCCACTCTCGCCCCCGGTTTCGTTCATGCGGACTCGTGCCGTAGCAACTTTGGAGCCACTTACAAGTAGGTCCCAACGTGGTGTCAACATCCGGACCCACATGGCGGTGGGGCTCGTTGAGTGTGCGTGTTGACGCTCGGGCATATGCGATGATAATCTATTTGTCGCCTGAAGCAAACGCGCAGCGAGTCAGCCGGCCCAATAATATTTCCATTGTGTCCATGTCAGACCGCATGCAGGGAGCCGTGCGGGGCATAggcatgctgcatgcatgcgAGGGGTCCACCATGAGGCCAATTCCCGTgtgcgcatgcatgcaaggggTCCACCACGAGGTTGAGTTGGctattattttttatgtttattcctttttctatttgtttccttcaatttatattttctttttcct
It includes:
- the LOC101760542 gene encoding protein decapping 5 isoform X2, which produces MAAAAAAAPESYIGSVISLTSKSEIRYEGVLYTINTEESNIGLRNVRSFGTEGRKKDGQQIPASDKIYEYILFRGSDIKDLQVKSSPPAQLATLHNDPAIIQSHYPHPALSSTSLPSAASTTAADATSHNAPSAIRMPPPFQGNLPPYQPGASLQSWNSSPMPSSANGAGLTMPPMYWPGYYTPPTGFPHLQPPPFLRPPHSLTVPQALQPPVQYPGLNGSVPAGFPSMPELPSFLQPGNSNSNSLGPSSGVSTSVSAPVSSSTSVTESSGSQLPKLSSISASMFSVGLTPPSVSPSISAVEPSMLVSQGIPSLVNSKPVALPDSTVPSVSSDKPVSVPAASVPTYLPSSQSPSANDASPVNVAEQVTLVTPGQLLPTASSTVISSQALQTASPMVPTSSVVPSSQATSSIATPSQVASSSVLSQDVQVISETKAAKQREWKAKQPAVAPSGNKEPLLPAPKPVLEKPIGASSYVQYNNRGRGRGRGGRGNGQSRPITKFTEDFDFMAMNEKFNKDEVWGHLGKSTGQLNDDLNDYEDVLEDEISPRKPEAKPVYVKDDFFDSLSCNTIDNGGRNGRIKFSEQRKIDTETFGDSARHRPMGMRGGRGPRGGGPRGRGYYGRGYGYMGRGRGYSYPNHQS